One Roseburia rectibacter DNA window includes the following coding sequences:
- a CDS encoding alpha-amylase family glycosyl hydrolase — MRNKKILQKAAKKSLSWLLILGMLVTLPETPGAISAAAAELETGTEETVHEESSDADRMEETKNAVTEKTGETETKADTAVQEETGTSQSQETKEPETETQDAEAENEDAETEDAEAAVTEAAVTEAETQDAETEAPVTETTEDETELSEETEETETEQELKAAEGSMNLTLHFDNSAAKYKTPALQFWGDDNTVVSGAVKTDQEITGWGEAVGQILTQDKGGDFYSVTLQGNFTGFQFLDYDTPSQNTNGQGFVSTMKAYTDETPTDLYYICKDGNWGWYLDAAGTEALKEPELVYLTMHIKPETKWSKPAMQHWNDKLTITDTKGQETITGWGVKGDLFTAEENGFYKLTVKGTFGGFQFVDADNADDTKTGDNTYDKLLDKFVAETPTDVYYIQKDGTWNWYMDKDGTITLASTKEVSDQAVDNADGTTTFTAVAENVKDKVKVVYGKKSEVEEKGTSALKTVTMTADKSVANAYTTDAIFLGDDALDIVYYIEVDGVKKDIETSAGVTVGKDTYLSYTRDKFTGRMVCVPGTFPGKSWDAASNIMTYMGEGLYSYTFKNVPAANYEYKIAMGNWRESYGAGGAASGSNIAVTVTEPQDVTIYYSDFSHYSKCSIDYKFGASLSLQGTGIPSDTKFSDSRLTGIYSATVENMEAGTYSDTKIVSDDETVEMETYTVDTTKDVTFYYDPESGIYYSDASDKEVATEKLVFDSKDTAYKSVYGAVATGEEVTYSIDTGDDVTAVKLVVKGVEKKTLSMKKTAGAEDGKQRWSVITSYDRHGEYQYFFAVYNETAVVMYGDDDGYYGTGMATDLLSLLPYDQIVYQSGYETPDWMKNAVIYQIFPDRFYNGDVTNDTITSDARGSMQYEYMNDWYILPENPEQVTLHPDTYPTYAYKGDGNWSNEIYGGDLKGITKRIDYLKALGVTVIYLNPVFESISSHRYDTSDYKNIDPILGTLGDFEELVSVAEANNMHVVLDGVFNHVSDDSVYFDRYYEYLEDGTDTIGAYPYWAYVYDAMSEKKISKEEAEKQAKEYFTAEYGITNYDYTEWFDVFSDTTLKDDNDDEVCDSVGLRAGKPVYGYDGWWGYDSMPIIKATNGSEYQTGTWAEEVIGKNETSKTADNSVTQYWLSKGMDGWRLDVANEVSDETWQHFRKSVKALDSDNVIIGEIWTDAVKYLMGDMYDSVMNYMFRGAAIAYAKGGNSADALNTLERLRERYPKEAFYAMMNLVDSHDTTRLLSYFDIVNIG, encoded by the coding sequence ATGAGAAACAAAAAGATTTTACAGAAGGCCGCTAAGAAATCACTTAGCTGGCTTTTAATTTTAGGTATGCTGGTAACGTTACCAGAGACGCCGGGAGCCATATCTGCAGCGGCGGCGGAGCTTGAAACGGGGACAGAAGAAACGGTACATGAAGAATCCAGCGATGCAGATCGTATGGAAGAAACAAAAAATGCTGTGACAGAAAAAACCGGGGAAACAGAGACGAAAGCAGATACCGCGGTACAAGAAGAAACTGGTACAAGTCAGAGTCAGGAAACGAAAGAGCCGGAAACAGAGACCCAAGATGCAGAAGCAGAGAACGAAGATGCAGAAACAGAGGATGCGGAAGCAGCAGTAACAGAAGCAGCAGTAACAGAAGCAGAGACCCAAGATGCAGAAACAGAGGCACCTGTAACAGAAACAACGGAAGATGAGACTGAATTATCCGAGGAAACAGAAGAAACGGAAACAGAGCAGGAATTAAAAGCTGCAGAAGGATCGATGAACCTGACACTGCATTTTGATAACAGTGCTGCAAAGTATAAAACACCTGCACTGCAGTTTTGGGGAGATGATAATACTGTCGTATCCGGTGCAGTTAAGACAGATCAGGAAATTACCGGTTGGGGAGAAGCTGTCGGACAGATTTTAACGCAGGATAAAGGCGGTGATTTCTATAGTGTAACTTTACAGGGTAATTTTACCGGATTTCAGTTTTTAGATTATGATACACCATCCCAGAATACAAATGGTCAGGGATTTGTCAGCACCATGAAAGCATACACAGATGAAACACCGACAGATCTCTATTACATCTGCAAAGACGGTAACTGGGGCTGGTATTTAGATGCAGCAGGCACAGAAGCCTTAAAAGAGCCGGAACTTGTTTACCTTACCATGCATATCAAACCGGAAACGAAATGGTCAAAGCCGGCAATGCAGCACTGGAATGACAAATTGACTATCACTGATACAAAAGGTCAGGAAACGATTACAGGATGGGGTGTTAAAGGAGATCTTTTCACAGCAGAAGAGAATGGATTTTACAAACTCACTGTCAAAGGAACATTCGGAGGCTTTCAGTTTGTAGATGCAGATAATGCGGATGATACAAAAACAGGTGACAATACTTACGACAAACTGTTGGATAAATTTGTAGCAGAAACGCCAACCGATGTATATTATATCCAGAAAGACGGCACCTGGAACTGGTACATGGATAAAGATGGAACAATTACACTTGCTTCCACAAAAGAGGTATCGGACCAGGCAGTCGACAATGCAGATGGAACTACCACATTCACGGCTGTTGCAGAAAATGTAAAAGATAAAGTAAAGGTTGTTTATGGTAAAAAATCAGAGGTGGAGGAAAAAGGAACTTCTGCATTAAAGACGGTTACCATGACAGCAGATAAAAGTGTTGCAAATGCATATACCACGGATGCGATTTTCCTTGGAGATGATGCATTGGACATCGTATATTACATCGAAGTAGATGGTGTAAAAAAAGACATTGAAACATCCGCTGGTGTTACAGTTGGAAAAGATACTTATCTTTCTTATACCAGAGATAAATTTACCGGCAGAATGGTCTGTGTACCGGGTACATTTCCTGGAAAAAGCTGGGATGCAGCATCAAATATAATGACATACATGGGAGAGGGGTTATATTCCTATACATTTAAAAATGTTCCGGCGGCAAATTACGAGTACAAGATTGCGATGGGTAACTGGAGAGAAAGCTATGGTGCAGGCGGTGCTGCAAGTGGATCGAATATTGCAGTAACGGTGACGGAACCACAGGATGTTACCATTTACTATTCAGATTTCAGCCACTATTCAAAATGCAGTATCGATTATAAGTTCGGGGCAAGCCTGTCATTGCAGGGAACAGGGATTCCATCGGATACAAAATTTTCTGACAGCAGACTGACCGGAATTTACAGTGCGACTGTGGAAAATATGGAGGCAGGTACTTATTCCGATACAAAGATCGTATCGGATGATGAGACGGTTGAAATGGAAACATATACCGTAGATACCACGAAAGATGTGACATTCTATTACGATCCGGAATCCGGCATCTATTATTCAGATGCTTCCGACAAGGAGGTTGCAACGGAAAAACTGGTATTTGATTCTAAGGACACTGCCTACAAATCAGTATATGGTGCAGTGGCAACCGGGGAGGAAGTTACCTACTCCATCGATACCGGAGATGATGTTACTGCAGTCAAACTGGTTGTAAAAGGTGTGGAAAAGAAAACACTTTCCATGAAAAAAACAGCGGGTGCGGAAGATGGAAAACAGAGATGGTCTGTTATTACAAGCTATGACAGACATGGAGAATACCAGTATTTCTTTGCAGTATATAATGAGACGGCAGTGGTAATGTATGGCGATGATGACGGATATTACGGAACCGGTATGGCAACAGATTTATTAAGCCTGTTACCGTATGATCAGATCGTATATCAGTCAGGTTATGAGACACCGGACTGGATGAAAAATGCAGTGATCTACCAGATCTTCCCAGATCGTTTCTATAATGGCGATGTGACAAACGATACCATCACTTCGGATGCAAGAGGTTCGATGCAGTATGAATATATGAATGACTGGTATATTTTGCCGGAGAATCCGGAGCAGGTCACATTACATCCGGATACATATCCAACTTATGCATACAAGGGAGATGGAAACTGGAGCAATGAGATTTATGGTGGAGACTTAAAAGGAATCACCAAACGGATCGATTACTTAAAAGCACTTGGTGTTACCGTGATCTACTTAAATCCGGTATTTGAATCTATTTCCAGCCACAGATATGATACAAGCGACTATAAAAATATTGATCCGATCCTTGGAACACTTGGAGATTTTGAGGAACTGGTCAGCGTAGCAGAAGCGAATAATATGCATGTTGTATTGGATGGTGTATTCAATCATGTATCGGATGATTCTGTTTATTTTGACCGTTACTATGAGTATCTGGAAGATGGAACCGATACGATCGGAGCTTATCCTTACTGGGCATATGTATACGATGCCATGAGCGAGAAAAAGATTTCCAAAGAGGAAGCAGAAAAACAGGCAAAAGAATATTTTACGGCAGAGTATGGAATTACAAACTATGACTATACAGAATGGTTTGATGTATTTTCCGATACAACTTTAAAAGATGACAATGACGATGAAGTATGTGATTCCGTAGGACTTCGTGCCGGAAAACCAGTATATGGTTATGATGGATGGTGGGGTTATGACTCCATGCCGATCATCAAGGCAACGAACGGTTCCGAATATCAGACCGGTACCTGGGCAGAAGAAGTAATCGGAAAAAATGAGACAAGTAAGACCGCAGATAACAGTGTAACACAGTACTGGCTGTCAAAAGGAATGGACGGATGGAGACTCGATGTTGCCAATGAAGTATCGGATGAGACCTGGCAGCACTTCCGTAAATCCGTGAAGGCACTTGACAGTGATAACGTGATCATCGGAGAAATCTGGACGGATGCGGTAAAATATCTGATGGGTGACATGTATGATTCCGTTATGAACTATATGTTCCGTGGAGCAGCGATCGCTTATGCAAAGGGCGGGAATTCCGCAGATGCATTAAATACTTTAGAGCGTTTGAGAGAGCGTTATCCGAAAGAAGCATTTTATGCAATGATGAACCTTGTTGACTCTCATGATACAACACGTTTGTTATCTTACTTTGATATTGTCAATATTGGTTGA
- a CDS encoding IS3 family transposase → MMFIAIKTKDGVIKGKLSFYCRMLGVSRQGFYKYLAIKDRPWKYQDLADAMRVIHAEDECNDTYGRIRMYQALLLKNPTGIKIPSERTVYRVMDEIGLVHRPKRKPNGISKADREARKSDDLLKREFKADKPLEKCVTDITEIKAKDGKLYVSAIFDCFDSSVLGLAMETNMKATLCEHTLDNAYLAHPDLRGAIVHSDRGRQYTSETYRQALSKYGIIQSMNSDGGRCHDNARCESMWARMKSELLYDRYNTESLTTDELRVLIWRYFISYWNNRRICSANGGLPPMIKRQRYYQSLGLAA, encoded by the coding sequence ATGATGTTCATTGCCATAAAAACGAAAGACGGCGTGATTAAGGGAAAACTCTCATTCTATTGCCGGATGCTTGGCGTCAGCCGCCAGGGTTTCTACAAATATCTTGCTATTAAAGATCGCCCTTGGAAATATCAGGATCTTGCTGATGCCATGAGAGTGATCCATGCTGAGGATGAATGCAATGATACCTATGGACGTATTCGCATGTACCAAGCACTGCTCCTTAAGAATCCGACGGGAATCAAGATCCCCAGTGAACGAACCGTTTACAGGGTTATGGATGAAATAGGACTTGTCCATCGGCCAAAGCGCAAGCCAAATGGCATTAGCAAGGCTGATCGGGAAGCACGTAAGTCAGATGATCTTCTGAAGAGAGAGTTCAAGGCTGATAAGCCACTTGAAAAATGCGTAACTGATATCACAGAAATCAAGGCAAAAGATGGAAAACTGTATGTTTCAGCCATCTTCGACTGCTTTGATTCCAGCGTTCTGGGACTGGCAATGGAAACAAACATGAAGGCAACTCTGTGTGAGCATACACTGGATAATGCCTATCTGGCGCATCCTGATCTGCGAGGTGCCATTGTGCACTCCGACAGAGGAAGACAATATACCAGTGAAACCTACCGTCAGGCGCTTTCTAAATATGGCATTATACAAAGCATGAACAGTGATGGTGGCAGGTGCCACGATAATGCTCGATGTGAAAGCATGTGGGCCAGAATGAAAAGCGAGCTTCTCTATGACCGCTACAATACGGAAAGCCTGACCACGGATGAGCTGAGAGTTCTTATTTGGAGATATTTCATCAGTTACTGGAACAACAGGAGGATCTGCTCTGCCAACGGTGGGCTTCCTCCTATGATTAAGCGTCAGAGATACTACCAATCTCTGGGCCTGGCTGCATAG
- a CDS encoding transposase, which yields MSRTQRKYDQEYKIQAVKLAKEIGGAKAAKELGIPEGTIHTWLKAVRAGTLDIGDGAHTPESAMSLAEELAMLRKRVKDQDKEIRRLKEENEFLEEASAFFAASRRKSARTKE from the coding sequence ATGTCACGAACCCAACGTAAATACGACCAGGAATATAAGATCCAGGCTGTCAAACTTGCCAAAGAAATCGGCGGTGCTAAGGCAGCCAAAGAATTAGGTATCCCAGAAGGAACCATCCACACATGGCTGAAAGCAGTTAGAGCAGGCACATTGGATATTGGCGACGGTGCACATACTCCGGAAAGCGCGATGAGTCTTGCTGAGGAGCTTGCCATGCTCCGCAAACGCGTTAAAGATCAGGACAAAGAAATCCGGCGTCTGAAAGAGGAAAATGAATTTCTCGAGGAAGCAAGCGCTTTTTTCGCAGCCAGCCGTCGGAAGTCAGCAAGAACCAAAGAATGA
- a CDS encoding Ig-like domain-containing protein translates to MSTLFIQHHLDGIDDDRKQKEIAEAFPTYENTSDAAKQKQYLVALMQFTYAGAPTIYYGDELGMVGADDPDDRRAMIWGEGNENLVKWYAKLAAIRSSYSALRTGSVEPVYGTDKEILGYVRSDDSDIMLVLMNNSAADKSVTVNVAELGINAAELADVIAGNSYSAAGDSVTVTVPSYNGVILTDKGHVKQVSVDEENLKPGFDPAYKIKAEERAVKVTGVSLKKTEITLQKGKTANISGNVVVAPQNATNTAVKYKTSDKTVASVDKDGNVTANAKGTATITVTTKDGMFTSECKVTVGDQVQAAKIKLNKTKLSLKKGKTYTLKATVTPKDCTDKSVKWKSSKSSVVKVDANGKVTAKKAGTATITATTKNGLKANCKITVTDPATKVYLTPAMSIKKGSSVKLTASVFPKTTTDKLTWSTSNKKVVTVTKSGKIKGVKTGTATITVKTTSGKKATCKVTVVKSNKKSAGIKLSAKKLTLKQNATKQLKATLDKKATDKVTWSSSNKKVATVDKNGVVTAVKKGTVTITAKTSGGKKATCKVTVKVPATKVKLNKTKATVAKGRTLTLKATMTPSSSTDKLTWTSSNKKVATVDKNGKVKALKKGTATITVKTASGKKATCKITVK, encoded by the coding sequence GTGTCAACTTTATTTATACAACATCACTTAGATGGTATTGATGACGATAGAAAACAGAAAGAAATTGCAGAGGCATTCCCGACTTACGAGAATACTTCAGATGCAGCAAAACAGAAACAGTATTTAGTTGCGTTAATGCAGTTTACCTATGCAGGTGCACCGACGATCTACTATGGTGATGAGCTTGGTATGGTAGGTGCAGATGATCCAGATGACCGCCGTGCGATGATCTGGGGCGAAGGAAATGAGAATCTGGTAAAATGGTATGCAAAACTTGCTGCAATAAGAAGCAGTTACAGTGCATTGAGAACAGGCTCCGTAGAGCCGGTATATGGCACAGATAAAGAAATTTTAGGCTATGTCAGAAGTGATGATTCGGATATCATGCTTGTTTTGATGAACAACAGTGCAGCAGACAAGTCTGTGACAGTAAATGTTGCAGAACTTGGAATTAATGCAGCAGAACTTGCAGATGTGATCGCAGGTAATAGTTACAGTGCTGCAGGAGACAGCGTGACGGTAACTGTTCCGTCATACAATGGTGTGATCTTAACAGACAAGGGTCATGTAAAACAGGTTTCTGTGGATGAAGAAAACTTAAAACCTGGTTTTGATCCTGCATATAAGATTAAGGCAGAAGAACGTGCAGTCAAAGTAACAGGAGTTTCACTGAAAAAGACAGAGATCACCTTACAGAAAGGTAAAACAGCAAATATTTCTGGAAATGTAGTAGTAGCACCGCAGAATGCAACAAACACAGCAGTAAAATACAAGACTTCTGACAAAACAGTTGCTTCAGTTGACAAAGATGGTAATGTAACTGCAAATGCCAAAGGAACTGCAACAATTACCGTGACAACAAAAGACGGAATGTTTACATCAGAATGTAAAGTAACTGTAGGAGATCAGGTACAGGCAGCGAAGATCAAATTAAACAAGACAAAACTCAGCCTGAAAAAAGGAAAAACATATACCTTAAAGGCAACAGTCACTCCGAAGGATTGTACGGATAAATCCGTGAAATGGAAATCTTCCAAATCCTCTGTTGTAAAAGTAGATGCAAACGGAAAAGTAACTGCAAAGAAAGCAGGAACCGCTACAATTACAGCTACCACAAAGAATGGTTTAAAGGCAAACTGTAAGATCACGGTTACAGATCCGGCAACCAAAGTATATCTGACACCGGCGATGAGTATCAAAAAGGGAAGTTCCGTAAAACTGACAGCATCTGTATTTCCGAAGACAACGACAGATAAACTTACATGGTCTACATCAAACAAAAAGGTAGTGACAGTAACAAAGAGCGGTAAGATCAAAGGAGTCAAAACAGGAACAGCTACGATTACAGTTAAAACAACAAGTGGAAAGAAAGCAACCTGTAAAGTGACCGTTGTAAAGAGTAATAAGAAGTCAGCAGGTATTAAACTGAGTGCAAAGAAACTGACATTAAAGCAAAATGCAACAAAACAGCTGAAAGCTACTCTTGATAAGAAAGCAACGGACAAAGTGACATGGAGCAGTTCTAACAAGAAAGTAGCTACAGTCGATAAAAATGGTGTTGTAACGGCTGTAAAGAAAGGTACTGTAACGATTACCGCAAAGACATCAGGTGGAAAGAAAGCAACCTGTAAAGTGACGGTAAAAGTACCGGCAACCAAGGTAAAATTAAACAAAACCAAGGCGACTGTTGCAAAGGGCAGGACTCTGACCTTAAAAGCGACTATGACACCTTCTTCCTCAACAGATAAACTTACCTGGACGAGTTCCAACAAAAAAGTGGCAACAGTTGATAAGAATGGTAAAGTAAAGGCGCTGAAAAAAGGAACAGCCACGATTACTGTAAAAACTGCAAGTGGAAAGAAAGCAACCTGCAAAATTACTGTAAAATAA
- the aspS gene encoding aspartate--tRNA(Asn) ligase codes for MEFMTGVNKKETLEIGDLLTGSYEGKSVKVNGAVHTIRDMGEVAFIVLRKREGLLQCVYEEGKTQFDLKDLKEAATIELEGTVKPEERAPHGFEIRLDKIKVLSEPAAPMPLAISKWKLNTSLEANLNNRAIALRNVRERAKFRIQEGVVRGFRDFLYSQGFTEIHTPKIGAKSAEGGANLFRLEYFHRPAVLQQSPQFYKQMMVGVFDRVFETAPVFRAEKHNTKRHLNEYTSLDFEMGYIDGFEDIMAMETGFLQYMIALLKKDYAEELRLLGVTLPNVEKIPTVRFDEAKEKVAEKYHRQIRNPYDLEPEEEALIGQYFKEEYDADFVFVTHYPSKKRPFYAMDDPADPTYTLSFDLLYQGLEITTGGQRIHDYNRLMEKIEKRGMESEGMEQYLSVFKHGMPPHGGLGIGLERLTMKLVGEDNVRETTLFPRDLSRLEP; via the coding sequence ATGGAATTCATGACAGGTGTAAACAAAAAGGAAACCTTAGAGATCGGTGATTTACTGACCGGCAGCTATGAGGGAAAAAGTGTAAAAGTAAACGGAGCAGTGCATACCATCCGTGATATGGGTGAAGTTGCATTTATCGTCTTAAGAAAGAGAGAAGGACTGCTCCAGTGTGTTTACGAAGAAGGAAAAACACAGTTTGACTTAAAAGATTTAAAAGAGGCAGCAACGATTGAGTTGGAGGGAACCGTAAAACCGGAGGAACGTGCACCACACGGATTTGAGATCCGTCTGGATAAAATCAAGGTATTGTCCGAACCGGCTGCACCGATGCCGCTTGCAATCTCAAAATGGAAATTAAATACCTCCTTGGAGGCGAATTTAAACAACCGTGCGATCGCCCTTCGAAATGTCAGGGAGCGTGCAAAATTCCGTATTCAGGAAGGTGTGGTACGGGGATTTCGTGATTTCTTATACAGTCAGGGGTTTACAGAGATCCATACACCAAAGATCGGTGCAAAAAGTGCAGAGGGCGGGGCAAACCTGTTCCGGTTGGAATATTTCCACAGACCGGCAGTTTTACAGCAGAGTCCTCAGTTTTACAAACAGATGATGGTCGGCGTATTTGACCGGGTGTTTGAGACGGCGCCGGTATTCCGTGCAGAAAAACATAATACCAAACGTCACTTGAACGAGTACACCAGCCTTGATTTTGAGATGGGATATATTGATGGATTCGAAGATATCATGGCGATGGAGACCGGATTTTTGCAGTATATGATCGCACTGCTCAAAAAAGATTATGCAGAGGAACTTCGGTTATTAGGCGTCACACTGCCGAACGTCGAAAAGATCCCGACCGTGCGGTTTGATGAGGCAAAAGAAAAAGTAGCGGAAAAATATCACCGTCAGATCAGAAATCCATACGATCTTGAACCGGAGGAGGAAGCACTGATCGGACAGTATTTTAAAGAAGAATATGATGCAGATTTTGTATTTGTTACGCATTACCCATCCAAGAAACGTCCGTTTTATGCCATGGATGATCCGGCAGATCCGACGTATACGTTAAGTTTTGACCTCTTATATCAGGGACTTGAGATCACGACCGGCGGACAGCGTATCCACGATTATAACAGGCTGATGGAGAAAATTGAAAAACGTGGTATGGAGTCTGAGGGAATGGAACAGTACTTATCCGTATTTAAACATGGCATGCCGCCACATGGTGGACTTGGAATCGGATTAGAGCGTCTGACCATGAAATTAGTCGGTGAGGACAATGTTCGTGAAACTACTTTATTCCCTCGTGATTTAAGCAGATTAGAGCCGTAA
- the gatC gene encoding Asp-tRNA(Asn)/Glu-tRNA(Gln) amidotransferase subunit GatC → MPAVKTGRKNEISDETIEYVGILAKLELNEEEKEHAKKDMEEMLNYIDKLNELDTTGVEPMSHVFPVNNVFREDVVTNGDGSKETLFNAPEQKDGGFKVPKTIGD, encoded by the coding sequence ATTCCGGCAGTTAAGACCGGACGCAAAAACGAAATCTCAGACGAGACGATCGAGTATGTCGGAATCCTTGCAAAATTAGAGCTGAATGAGGAAGAAAAAGAGCATGCCAAGAAAGATATGGAAGAAATGCTCAACTATATTGATAAATTAAACGAACTTGATACCACAGGAGTGGAACCTATGTCACATGTATTTCCGGTAAACAATGTATTCCGGGAAGATGTAGTGACAAACGGGGACGGCAGTAAAGAGACACTGTTTAATGCACCGGAACAGAAAGATGGTGGATTTAAAGTGCCAAAGACGATTGGAGATTAA
- the gatA gene encoding Asp-tRNA(Asn)/Glu-tRNA(Gln) amidotransferase subunit GatA yields the protein MNIMSLTAVELGKKIKAKEISVEEAVMAALDAIEKKEKLVNSFVTVDKEGALKRAKEVQKQIDDGILTGPLAGVPVAIKDNMCTKDLLTTCSSKILYNFIPTYTAEAVLNLEKAGAVILGKTNMDEFAMGSTTETSAYGETKNPWNTEHVPGGSSGGSCAAVAAEECVFALGSDTGGSIRQPSSFCGVTGIKPTYGTVSRYGLIAYGSSLDQIGPVAKDVTDCATILETIASYDTKDSTSVKREDYDFTSALVDDVAGMKIGIPRDYFGEGLDPEVKAAVLQAAEELKKKGAIVEEFDLSLVEYAIPAYYVIACAEASSNLARFDGVKYGYRTKEYEGLHNMYKKSRSEGFGPEVKRRIMLGSFVLSSGYYDAYYLKALRTKALIKQAFDKAFEKYDVILGPAAPTTAPKLGQSLSDPIKMYLGDIYTISVNLAGLPGISLPCGKDKNGLPIGLQLIGNCFEEKKIIRAAYAFEQTRTYEHSPLA from the coding sequence ATGAACATTATGAGTTTGACTGCCGTGGAACTCGGCAAAAAGATAAAAGCAAAAGAAATCTCAGTAGAAGAAGCTGTTATGGCGGCATTAGATGCCATCGAGAAAAAAGAAAAACTCGTAAACAGCTTTGTGACGGTAGATAAAGAAGGCGCACTGAAACGTGCAAAAGAAGTACAAAAACAGATTGATGACGGCATTTTGACTGGACCGCTTGCAGGTGTTCCGGTTGCCATTAAGGATAATATGTGTACGAAAGACTTGCTTACCACCTGTTCTTCTAAGATATTATATAACTTTATCCCGACCTATACGGCAGAGGCAGTTTTAAATCTGGAAAAGGCGGGGGCAGTGATTTTAGGAAAGACCAATATGGATGAGTTTGCCATGGGAAGTACGACAGAGACATCTGCTTATGGCGAGACGAAGAATCCGTGGAACACAGAGCATGTGCCGGGAGGTTCTTCGGGTGGTTCCTGTGCAGCAGTTGCGGCTGAGGAATGTGTTTTTGCACTTGGTTCAGATACTGGCGGTTCTATCCGTCAGCCGAGTTCTTTCTGTGGTGTGACCGGAATCAAACCGACCTATGGAACGGTATCACGTTATGGACTGATCGCCTATGGTTCATCTTTAGATCAGATCGGGCCGGTTGCGAAAGATGTGACTGACTGTGCAACGATTTTAGAGACGATTGCTTCTTATGACACGAAGGATTCCACTTCTGTAAAAAGAGAAGATTACGATTTTACCAGTGCACTGGTGGATGATGTTGCAGGAATGAAGATCGGTATTCCGCGTGATTATTTCGGGGAGGGTTTAGATCCGGAAGTAAAAGCAGCAGTTTTACAGGCAGCAGAGGAATTAAAGAAAAAGGGCGCCATCGTGGAAGAGTTTGACTTAAGTCTGGTAGAATATGCGATTCCTGCTTACTATGTCATCGCCTGTGCAGAGGCAAGTTCGAACCTTGCAAGATTTGATGGTGTAAAATATGGTTACCGTACCAAAGAGTATGAGGGACTTCATAATATGTACAAAAAATCACGTTCCGAAGGATTCGGACCGGAGGTAAAACGTCGTATCATGCTTGGTTCCTTTGTGTTAAGCAGCGGATATTACGACGCATATTATCTGAAAGCACTCCGCACCAAGGCATTGATCAAACAGGCATTTGATAAAGCATTTGAAAAATATGATGTCATTTTAGGACCGGCGGCACCGACCACTGCACCAAAACTGGGACAGTCCTTAAGTGATCCGATCAAGATGTATTTAGGAGATATCTATACGATTTCTGTAAACCTTGCCGGATTACCTGGTATTTCACTGCCATGCGGCAAAGATAAAAATGGTCTGCCGATCGGGTTACAGCTCATTGGAAACTGCTTTGAAGAGAAAAAGATCATCCGTGCGGCATATGCGTTTGAACAGACAAGAACCTATGAGCACAGCCCGCTTGCATAA